From the Pungitius pungitius chromosome 6, fPunPun2.1, whole genome shotgun sequence genome, one window contains:
- the blm gene encoding recQ-like DNA helicase BLM isoform X2 produces MSCLPQNNLKEQLARHSNAAQSKLSLAKPKPGAFSFKKSSSTTPRVEAPTKVISANVLANSNVNVSKNNLVTQSRLTFPNKLERPQKSESSNFFSVSSKSKSDFISPAGNRAPAGQTPAAVSSIKVTAPTKSYNQFTSGNGSYSKSLDTSLGFPMDDWDDLDDFEIPVKNDSGMSTNQVSSFNEEGAQLSLMEPQLSNCNGNSLSKSEKSCMETATLEHRVCDATDSPGQCLNNEPADFEFEVSPLKTTRKRPPGHRRAVMSDSEEDNDVVLEPFKAKTDDKTKWTDPKVIQLYDNSDPEDYIPPSPILNEISRTTSAMETRDSSLQSKGSITTLNASSDHLSKDKTNEQLSSIMQCICSLVDSIPEHEVIGLSCGSELLLKRAQRKRILATGGCNLLSMQQPDSTVISESSLKGRSSFSCDTSSVISSSGSRPLDSKKPLQIRRSSVISVDYDSDHTDSTTNTKPSHSRSSGADHVTNQNICDSPSTHSLTGLSFNLSKKSSTYADCSDLFSPKKPETVVQNKSNDPTASTAAEDIELDDFYTDYFDIDDFNDSDVPDYFDEPPNSSAVASTVKELQSRESPWGNKPTTPAPAPKPAKICSPEPTFRNPAHDRFRGFNFPHSQEMMKIFHKRFGLHQFRFNQLEAINATILAEDTFVLMPTGGGKSLCYQLPACVSPGVTVVISPLKSLIVDQVQKLTTLDIPATSLSGSKSDSEAGRIYMQLSRKDPIIKLLYVTPEKVSASQKLISAMQNLYERGLLVRFVIDEAHCVSQWGHDFRPDYKRLHELRQKFPGVPMIALTATATPRVQKDILNQLSMTRPQVFTMSFNRTNLKYAVLPKKPKKVADDCIDWIKKHYPRDSGIIYCLSRNDCDAMAESLQRAHISALSYHAGLSDGDREYVQSKWINQDGCQVICATIAFGMGIDKPDVRYVIHASLPKSVEGYYQESGRAGRDGEISHCILFYSYTDVHRIKRIISMDKEGDRHTKATHFNNLHSMVHFCENVMECRRLQLLAYFGELKFNKMFCKEHADVSCDNCAKPNQYKMRNVTEDVKKIVKFVQENCEKVGSRFGRTAQQNRLTLNMLVDIFVGSKSAKVQTGMFGMGGAFSRHNADRLFKKLVLDNILEEDLYITINGQAVSYMSAGPKAMNVLSGHMQVEFYETESASSIRKHKAAVSTNVSQREQKVQDCLKELTDLCKQLGKAFGIHYYNIFSTAALKKIAEKLSPDPEVLLQIDSVTEDKLEKYGAEVIQVLAKYSEWQLPEEPTETTGDGWIDTAQGRSYGDEDDDAESSTYFRGQSAQGQKRKKAPFFKYSKKRKASGNSKGRGYSSNKSWLSSGSRGGSSAAGRGSRSSTGDSSVSRKPGFLNVPAPQTNQRPFLKPAFSHLG; encoded by the exons ATGTCTTGTCTTCCACAAAATAACTTGAAGGAGCAGCTGGCGAGGCACAGCAATGCAGCTCAGAGCAAGTTGTCTCTGGCTAAACCCAAACCGGG ggcCTTTTCTTTCAAGAAGTCCTCATCGACTACACCCAGGGTGGAAGCCCCAACCAAGGTAATCAGCGCTAATGTTTTGGCGAACAGCAATGTCAATGTCTCTAAAAACAATTTGGTTACTCAATCTCGTTTGACATTTCCAAACAAGCTCGAGAGACCACAAAAATCCGAAAGCAGCAACTTCTTCTCTGTAAGTTCAAAAAGCAAGTCTGACTTCATCAGCCCAGCAGGTAACCGTGCTCCTGCAGGCCAGACTCCTGCAGCAGTGTCTTCTATTAAGGTGACCGCTCCAACTAAGTCCTACAACCAGTTTACAAGTGGCAATGGAAGCTATTCCAAAAGTCTGGATACATCTCTTGGATTCCCGATGGATGACTGGGATGATCTCGATGACTTTGAGATTCCTGTCAAAAATGACTCTGGGATGAGCACCAACCAAGTGTCATCGTTTAATGAAGAAGGAGCACAATTATCTCTTATGGAGCCTCAGTTGAGCAACTGTAACGGAAATAGCCTTTCCAAAAGTGAAAAATCTTGTATGGAAACGGCTACGCTGGAGCACCGAGTCTGCGACGCAACAGATTCACCAGGACAGTGTTTGAATAATGAACCAGCGGATTTTGAGTTTGAAGTTTCTCCACTAAAAACAACCAGAAAACGTCCTCCTGGTCATAGGAGGGCCGTCATGAGTGATAGTGAAGAGGACAACGATGTTGTGCTTGAGCCGTTCAAAGCGAAGACCG atGACAAGACAAAATGGACTGACCCGAAGGTGATACAGCTCTATGACAACTCAGATCCTGAAGATTACATTCCTCCTTCTCCAATCCTGAATGAGATATCTCGTACTACTTCTGCAATGGAGACCAG AGACAGTTCTTTGCAATCAAAAGGATCCATCACCACATTAAACGCCTCGTCTGATCACctctcaaaagacaaaacaa ACGAGCAACTCTCAAGTATTATGCAGTGCATTTGTTCTCTGGTCGATTCCATCCCTGAACATGAAGTGATAGGTCTGTCCTGTGGAAGTGAGCTTTTGCTGAAGAGGGCCCAAAG GAAAAGAATTCTCGCAACCGGGGGTTGCAATTTATTGAGTATGCAGCAGCCAGACAGCACTGTGATTTCTGAATCCAGCCTTAAAGGAAGATCTTCGTTTAGCTGTGATACGTCTAGTGTTATATCATCTAGCGGCTCCAGGCCTTTGGACTCAAAGAAGCCTCTTCAGATCAGGAGATCTTCAGTCATCTCTGTGGACTATGATTCTGATCACACAGACAGTACCACCAACACAAAGCCCTCGCATAGTAGGAGCAGCGGCGCAGATCATGTGACAAACCAGAATATCTGTGACTCTCCATCAACCCACAGCCTTACGGGTCTGTCTTTTAATTTGTCTAAGAAATCGAGCACATACGCGGATTGTTCAGATCTCTTCTCACCAAAGAAGCCGGAGACTGTCGTTCAGAACAAATCTAATGATCCAACAGCCAGCACTGCAGCAGAAGACATTGAACTAGATGACTTTTACACAGACTACTTTGACATAGATGACTTCAATGACTCCGATGTGCCCGATTACTTTGACGAACCCCCAAACTCTAGCGCTGTGGCTTCGACAGTGAAAGAACTGCAATCACGCGAGTCTCCGTGGGGGAACAAACCAACAACTCCTGCACCTGCACCCAAGCCTGCAAAGATCTGCTCACCTG AACCCACCTTCAGAAACCCAGCCCACGATCGCTTCAGAGGGTTCAATTTCCCCCACTCACAGGAGATGATGAAGATTTTCCACAAGCGTTTTGGTCTTCATCAATTCAGGTTCAATCAACTTGAAGCAATCAATGCAACGATTCTTGCAGAAGATACCTTTGTTTTGATGCCCACAG GTGGGGGTAAAAGCCTGTGCTACCAGCTGCCGGCCTGTGTGTCACCTGGCGTCACTGTGGTCATCTCCCCACTCAAATCTCTCATTGTGGACCAGGTCCAGAAACTCACTACACTGGAT ATACCAGCGACAAGCCTCTCTGGAAGTAAAAGTGACAGCGAAGCAGGGAGGATTTATATGCAGCTCTCTCGGAAAGACCCTATCATTAAACTTCTCTACGTCACACCGGAAAAG GTGAGTGCAAGTCAGAAGCTGATCTCCGCCATGCAGAACCTGTACGAGCGTGGCCTTTTGGTCCGCTTTGTCATAGATGAAGCCCATTGCGTCAGTCAG TGGGGTCACGATTTTCGTCCAGACTACAAGAGGTTACATGAACTGCGCCAGAAGTTCCCGGGCGTGCCCATGATTGCCCTGACAGCCACCGCCACCCCGCGGGTTCAGAAGGACATCCTGAACCAGCTCAGCATGACCCGGCCACAGGT GTTCACCATGAGTTTCAACAGAACAAACCTGAAGTACGCTGTCCTGCCCAAGAAACCCAAAAAGGTTGCAGATGACTGCATCGACTGGATTAAGAAGCACTACCCAC GTGACTCCGGCATCATTTACTGCTTGTCCCGTAATGACTGTGATGCCATGGCTGAAAGTCTGCAGAGAGCTCACATATCAGCTCTGTCGTATCACGCGGGCCTAAGTGACGGCGACAGAGAATACGTGCAGAGCAAATGGATCAACCAAGACGGCTGCCAG GTCATCTGTGCCACCATAGCGTTCGGCATGGGCATTGACAAGCCCGACGTGCGTTATGTGATCCACGCCAGTCTGCCTAAGTCGGTAGAGGGATACTACCAGGAGTCTGGGAGAGCtggcagagatggagagatcTCTCACTGCATTCTCTTCTACTCCTACACCGACGTCCATCGCATCAAGAGGATCATCAGCA TGGACAAAGAAGGTGACCGACACACCAAGGCGACTCATTTCAACAATCTGCACAGCATGGTACACTTTTGTGAGAACGTGATGGAGTGCAGAAGACTTCAGCTGCTTGCATACTTTGGGGAGCTGAAGTTTAACAAAATGTTCTGCAAGGAACACGCAGACGTCAGCTGTGACAACTGTGCCAAACCCAAC CAATACAAGATGAGAAATGTCACTGAAGATGTGAAGAAGATTGTAAAGTTTGTTCAGGAGAACTGCGAGAAAGTTGGATCAAGGTTTGGCAGAACTGCTCAGCAAAACCGACTGACACTGAATATGTTGGTGGATATCTTTGTAG GATCCAAGAGTGCCAAGGTACAGACAGGAATGTTTGGGATGGGAGGAGCCTTCTCGAGGCACAATGCTGACCGTCTCTTCAAAAAACTTGTCCTGGACAACATCCTGGAGGAAGATCTTTATATCACCATCAACGGCCAAGCCGTGTCGTATATGTCTGCTGGACCCAAAGCCATGAATGTACTGTCTGGACACATGCAG GTGGAGTTCTATGAGACCGAGAGTGCCTCATCCATCAGGAAACATAAAGCTGCAGTGAGCACAAACGTCTCCCAGAGAGAGCAGAAGGTTCAGGATTGTCTGAAGGAGCTGACGGATCTTTGCAAGCAGCTGGGGAAAGCGTTTGGCATTCACTATTACAACATCTTCTCTACTGCTGCCTTAAAAAAGATAGCTG AGAAGCTTTCTCCTGATCCTGAGGTCCTCCTTCAGATTGATAGTGTCACTGAAGACAAACTGGAAAAGTATGGAGCTGAGGTCATTCAGGTTCTAGCGAAATACTCAGAGTGGCAGCTGCCTG AGGAACCGACTGAAACCACGGGAGACGGGTGGATAGACACGGCACAAGGCCGCTCGTACGGAGATGAAGATGACGACGCAGAGTCCTCCACGTACTTCCGTGGTCAGTCTGCACAGggacagaagagaaagaaagctcCATTCTTCAAATATTCCAAGAAGAGAAAAGCTTCTGGCAACTCAAAAGG TCGTGGCTACAGCAGCAATAAGTCGTGGTTGTCGTCCGGCTCCAGAGGCGGGTCCAGTGCTGCGGGTCGGGGGTCCAGGAGCTCGACGGGAGACTCTTCAGTCAGCAGGAAACCGGGCTTCCTAAACGTCCCGGCCCCTCAAACCAACCAGCGACCCTTTTTAAAGCCGGCCTTTTCACACTTGGGATAG
- the blm gene encoding recQ-like DNA helicase BLM isoform X4, giving the protein MQLRASCLWLNPNRGPFLSRSPHRLHPGWKPQPSPAGNRAPAGQTPAAVSSIKVTAPTKSYNQFTSGNGSYSKSLDTSLGFPMDDWDDLDDFEIPVKNDSGMSTNQVSSFNEEGAQLSLMEPQLSNCNGNSLSKSEKSCMETATLEHRVCDATDSPGQCLNNEPADFEFEVSPLKTTRKRPPGHRRAVMSDSEEDNDVVLEPFKAKTDDKTKWTDPKVIQLYDNSDPEDYIPPSPILNEISRTTSAMETSRDSSLQSKGSITTLNASSDHLSKDKTNEQLSSIMQCICSLVDSIPEHEVIGLSCGSELLLKRAQRKRILATGGCNLLSMQQPDSTVISESSLKGRSSFSCDTSSVISSSGSRPLDSKKPLQIRRSSVISVDYDSDHTDSTTNTKPSHSRSSGADHVTNQNICDSPSTHSLTGLSFNLSKKSSTYADCSDLFSPKKPETVVQNKSNDPTASTAAEDIELDDFYTDYFDIDDFNDSDVPDYFDEPPNSSAVASTVKELQSRESPWGNKPTTPAPAPKPAKICSPEPTFRNPAHDRFRGFNFPHSQEMMKIFHKRFGLHQFRFNQLEAINATILAEDTFVLMPTGGGKSLCYQLPACVSPGVTVVISPLKSLIVDQVQKLTTLDIPATSLSGSKSDSEAGRIYMQLSRKDPIIKLLYVTPEKVSASQKLISAMQNLYERGLLVRFVIDEAHCVSQWGHDFRPDYKRLHELRQKFPGVPMIALTATATPRVQKDILNQLSMTRPQVFTMSFNRTNLKYAVLPKKPKKVADDCIDWIKKHYPRDSGIIYCLSRNDCDAMAESLQRAHISALSYHAGLSDGDREYVQSKWINQDGCQVICATIAFGMGIDKPDVRYVIHASLPKSVEGYYQESGRAGRDGEISHCILFYSYTDVHRIKRIISMDKEGDRHTKATHFNNLHSMVHFCENVMECRRLQLLAYFGELKFNKMFCKEHADVSCDNCAKPNQYKMRNVTEDVKKIVKFVQENCEKVGSRFGRTAQQNRLTLNMLVDIFVGSKSAKVQTGMFGMGGAFSRHNADRLFKKLVLDNILEEDLYITINGQAVSYMSAGPKAMNVLSGHMQVEFYETESASSIRKHKAAVSTNVSQREQKVQDCLKELTDLCKQLGKAFGIHYYNIFSTAALKKIAEKLSPDPEVLLQIDSVTEDKLEKYGAEVIQVLAKYSEWQLPEEPTETTGDGWIDTAQGRSYGDEDDDAESSTYFRGQSAQGQKRKKAPFFKYSKKRKASGNSKGRGYSSNKSWLSSGSRGGSSAAGRGSRSSTGDSSVSRKPGFLNVPAPQTNQRPFLKPAFSHLG; this is encoded by the exons ATGCAGCTCAGAGCAAGTTGTCTCTGGCTAAACCCAAACCGGG ggcCTTTTCTTTCAAGAAGTCCTCATCGACTACACCCAGGGTGGAAGCCCCAACCAAG CCCAGCAGGTAACCGTGCTCCTGCAGGCCAGACTCCTGCAGCAGTGTCTTCTATTAAGGTGACCGCTCCAACTAAGTCCTACAACCAGTTTACAAGTGGCAATGGAAGCTATTCCAAAAGTCTGGATACATCTCTTGGATTCCCGATGGATGACTGGGATGATCTCGATGACTTTGAGATTCCTGTCAAAAATGACTCTGGGATGAGCACCAACCAAGTGTCATCGTTTAATGAAGAAGGAGCACAATTATCTCTTATGGAGCCTCAGTTGAGCAACTGTAACGGAAATAGCCTTTCCAAAAGTGAAAAATCTTGTATGGAAACGGCTACGCTGGAGCACCGAGTCTGCGACGCAACAGATTCACCAGGACAGTGTTTGAATAATGAACCAGCGGATTTTGAGTTTGAAGTTTCTCCACTAAAAACAACCAGAAAACGTCCTCCTGGTCATAGGAGGGCCGTCATGAGTGATAGTGAAGAGGACAACGATGTTGTGCTTGAGCCGTTCAAAGCGAAGACCG atGACAAGACAAAATGGACTGACCCGAAGGTGATACAGCTCTATGACAACTCAGATCCTGAAGATTACATTCCTCCTTCTCCAATCCTGAATGAGATATCTCGTACTACTTCTGCAATGGAGACCAG CAGAGACAGTTCTTTGCAATCAAAAGGATCCATCACCACATTAAACGCCTCGTCTGATCACctctcaaaagacaaaacaa ACGAGCAACTCTCAAGTATTATGCAGTGCATTTGTTCTCTGGTCGATTCCATCCCTGAACATGAAGTGATAGGTCTGTCCTGTGGAAGTGAGCTTTTGCTGAAGAGGGCCCAAAG GAAAAGAATTCTCGCAACCGGGGGTTGCAATTTATTGAGTATGCAGCAGCCAGACAGCACTGTGATTTCTGAATCCAGCCTTAAAGGAAGATCTTCGTTTAGCTGTGATACGTCTAGTGTTATATCATCTAGCGGCTCCAGGCCTTTGGACTCAAAGAAGCCTCTTCAGATCAGGAGATCTTCAGTCATCTCTGTGGACTATGATTCTGATCACACAGACAGTACCACCAACACAAAGCCCTCGCATAGTAGGAGCAGCGGCGCAGATCATGTGACAAACCAGAATATCTGTGACTCTCCATCAACCCACAGCCTTACGGGTCTGTCTTTTAATTTGTCTAAGAAATCGAGCACATACGCGGATTGTTCAGATCTCTTCTCACCAAAGAAGCCGGAGACTGTCGTTCAGAACAAATCTAATGATCCAACAGCCAGCACTGCAGCAGAAGACATTGAACTAGATGACTTTTACACAGACTACTTTGACATAGATGACTTCAATGACTCCGATGTGCCCGATTACTTTGACGAACCCCCAAACTCTAGCGCTGTGGCTTCGACAGTGAAAGAACTGCAATCACGCGAGTCTCCGTGGGGGAACAAACCAACAACTCCTGCACCTGCACCCAAGCCTGCAAAGATCTGCTCACCTG AACCCACCTTCAGAAACCCAGCCCACGATCGCTTCAGAGGGTTCAATTTCCCCCACTCACAGGAGATGATGAAGATTTTCCACAAGCGTTTTGGTCTTCATCAATTCAGGTTCAATCAACTTGAAGCAATCAATGCAACGATTCTTGCAGAAGATACCTTTGTTTTGATGCCCACAG GTGGGGGTAAAAGCCTGTGCTACCAGCTGCCGGCCTGTGTGTCACCTGGCGTCACTGTGGTCATCTCCCCACTCAAATCTCTCATTGTGGACCAGGTCCAGAAACTCACTACACTGGAT ATACCAGCGACAAGCCTCTCTGGAAGTAAAAGTGACAGCGAAGCAGGGAGGATTTATATGCAGCTCTCTCGGAAAGACCCTATCATTAAACTTCTCTACGTCACACCGGAAAAG GTGAGTGCAAGTCAGAAGCTGATCTCCGCCATGCAGAACCTGTACGAGCGTGGCCTTTTGGTCCGCTTTGTCATAGATGAAGCCCATTGCGTCAGTCAG TGGGGTCACGATTTTCGTCCAGACTACAAGAGGTTACATGAACTGCGCCAGAAGTTCCCGGGCGTGCCCATGATTGCCCTGACAGCCACCGCCACCCCGCGGGTTCAGAAGGACATCCTGAACCAGCTCAGCATGACCCGGCCACAGGT GTTCACCATGAGTTTCAACAGAACAAACCTGAAGTACGCTGTCCTGCCCAAGAAACCCAAAAAGGTTGCAGATGACTGCATCGACTGGATTAAGAAGCACTACCCAC GTGACTCCGGCATCATTTACTGCTTGTCCCGTAATGACTGTGATGCCATGGCTGAAAGTCTGCAGAGAGCTCACATATCAGCTCTGTCGTATCACGCGGGCCTAAGTGACGGCGACAGAGAATACGTGCAGAGCAAATGGATCAACCAAGACGGCTGCCAG GTCATCTGTGCCACCATAGCGTTCGGCATGGGCATTGACAAGCCCGACGTGCGTTATGTGATCCACGCCAGTCTGCCTAAGTCGGTAGAGGGATACTACCAGGAGTCTGGGAGAGCtggcagagatggagagatcTCTCACTGCATTCTCTTCTACTCCTACACCGACGTCCATCGCATCAAGAGGATCATCAGCA TGGACAAAGAAGGTGACCGACACACCAAGGCGACTCATTTCAACAATCTGCACAGCATGGTACACTTTTGTGAGAACGTGATGGAGTGCAGAAGACTTCAGCTGCTTGCATACTTTGGGGAGCTGAAGTTTAACAAAATGTTCTGCAAGGAACACGCAGACGTCAGCTGTGACAACTGTGCCAAACCCAAC CAATACAAGATGAGAAATGTCACTGAAGATGTGAAGAAGATTGTAAAGTTTGTTCAGGAGAACTGCGAGAAAGTTGGATCAAGGTTTGGCAGAACTGCTCAGCAAAACCGACTGACACTGAATATGTTGGTGGATATCTTTGTAG GATCCAAGAGTGCCAAGGTACAGACAGGAATGTTTGGGATGGGAGGAGCCTTCTCGAGGCACAATGCTGACCGTCTCTTCAAAAAACTTGTCCTGGACAACATCCTGGAGGAAGATCTTTATATCACCATCAACGGCCAAGCCGTGTCGTATATGTCTGCTGGACCCAAAGCCATGAATGTACTGTCTGGACACATGCAG GTGGAGTTCTATGAGACCGAGAGTGCCTCATCCATCAGGAAACATAAAGCTGCAGTGAGCACAAACGTCTCCCAGAGAGAGCAGAAGGTTCAGGATTGTCTGAAGGAGCTGACGGATCTTTGCAAGCAGCTGGGGAAAGCGTTTGGCATTCACTATTACAACATCTTCTCTACTGCTGCCTTAAAAAAGATAGCTG AGAAGCTTTCTCCTGATCCTGAGGTCCTCCTTCAGATTGATAGTGTCACTGAAGACAAACTGGAAAAGTATGGAGCTGAGGTCATTCAGGTTCTAGCGAAATACTCAGAGTGGCAGCTGCCTG AGGAACCGACTGAAACCACGGGAGACGGGTGGATAGACACGGCACAAGGCCGCTCGTACGGAGATGAAGATGACGACGCAGAGTCCTCCACGTACTTCCGTGGTCAGTCTGCACAGggacagaagagaaagaaagctcCATTCTTCAAATATTCCAAGAAGAGAAAAGCTTCTGGCAACTCAAAAGG TCGTGGCTACAGCAGCAATAAGTCGTGGTTGTCGTCCGGCTCCAGAGGCGGGTCCAGTGCTGCGGGTCGGGGGTCCAGGAGCTCGACGGGAGACTCTTCAGTCAGCAGGAAACCGGGCTTCCTAAACGTCCCGGCCCCTCAAACCAACCAGCGACCCTTTTTAAAGCCGGCCTTTTCACACTTGGGATAG